In a genomic window of Pseudomonas oryzihabitans:
- a CDS encoding DUF3829 domain-containing protein, with translation MISTRTFLVAVGLFLGVILLLKGMVKPLEMSYATAGTERSGPCLAYMDTTFKDRLAKYQKLSRQVIEQGPVSRTAIYFPGFDMGSAHISPNSGQHLSACLRFFYLDSDQVPTNSLEATGRAYIAAFDALRPEAEAIEAFYVQRAPDIDVSRARQLDAAFEQRLRTLQQAEIPFRRAFEKAQLQLREQQLAQIEQRFGHDQHWYTLKFMLLARSAMDQVDEGTITATELAMMQDELQHIWQAAHIYHQAYPHLSSVGGSQAVWLDIEPLSQRWLEHLGNLQQQWSAKAKPVQLDMDLHIVQQDYDQLLAQYNAKVGSRY, from the coding sequence ATGATCAGCACCCGTACCTTCCTCGTCGCGGTTGGCCTCTTTCTCGGTGTCATCTTGCTGCTCAAGGGCATGGTCAAGCCTCTTGAGATGTCCTACGCCACCGCTGGCACCGAGCGTTCCGGCCCTTGCCTGGCCTATATGGACACCACATTCAAGGACAGACTAGCGAAGTACCAAAAGCTCTCGCGCCAAGTCATCGAGCAAGGACCAGTAAGCAGGACGGCTATTTACTTTCCAGGTTTCGACATGGGTTCTGCCCATATATCTCCCAATAGTGGACAGCACCTTTCGGCATGCCTGCGCTTCTTCTATCTAGACTCCGACCAGGTGCCCACCAACTCGCTGGAAGCGACCGGACGGGCCTATATCGCCGCCTTCGACGCGTTGCGCCCGGAGGCGGAAGCCATCGAAGCCTTCTATGTCCAGCGCGCGCCAGACATCGACGTCTCTCGCGCTAGGCAACTGGACGCAGCGTTCGAGCAACGCCTGCGCACGCTGCAACAAGCCGAGATTCCCTTTCGCCGAGCTTTCGAAAAGGCCCAACTACAGTTACGCGAACAGCAGCTTGCCCAGATCGAGCAACGCTTCGGTCATGACCAACATTGGTACACGCTGAAATTCATGCTCCTCGCGCGTAGTGCCATGGACCAGGTAGACGAAGGCACCATTACGGCGACAGAACTGGCCATGATGCAAGACGAACTGCAGCACATCTGGCAGGCTGCACACATCTACCATCAGGCCTACCCGCACCTGAGTTCGGTAGGCGGTAGCCAAGCCGTCTGGCTGGATATAGAACCTCTTTCGCAACGCTGGCTGGAACACCTCGGTAACCTGCAACAACAGTGGTCCGCCAAAGCCAAACCCGTGCAGCTGGATATGGACTTGCATATCGTCCAACAGGACTATGACCAGTTGCTCGCTCAATACAATGCCAAGGTAGGTAGTCGTTACTGA
- a CDS encoding transposase, whose amino-acid sequence MPRRARVSLPGCSLHLIQRGNNRSACFYADEDCLFYLDVLVDQAKKHGCAIHAWCLMTNHVHLLVTPESPDSSGLMMKGLGQRYVQYVNRTYRRSGTLWEGRFRSCLMQEEAYVLACYRYIEMNPIRACMVEHPAEYRWSSYRVNAQGEPSVLGCSHPLYQALGRDELLRAEAYRELFRYQLDPGLVDQIRAATNGNYALGSPKFLAEVEAALGRRVTKGKPGRPKSASDL is encoded by the coding sequence ATGCCACGTCGAGCACGCGTTTCTTTGCCAGGATGTTCACTTCATCTGATTCAGAGAGGTAACAATCGCTCAGCGTGCTTTTACGCTGACGAGGACTGTCTCTTTTATTTGGATGTATTGGTGGATCAAGCAAAGAAGCATGGATGTGCGATCCATGCCTGGTGCTTGATGACCAACCATGTTCATTTGTTGGTCACGCCCGAAAGCCCTGATAGTTCAGGGCTCATGATGAAGGGACTAGGGCAGCGTTACGTACAGTATGTGAATCGCACTTACCGCCGTAGCGGTACGCTGTGGGAAGGTCGCTTCCGCTCCTGCCTCATGCAGGAGGAAGCTTATGTGTTGGCTTGTTATCGATACATTGAGATGAACCCTATCCGCGCCTGTATGGTTGAGCACCCGGCGGAATATCGCTGGTCCAGCTATCGGGTTAACGCACAGGGTGAGCCTTCGGTGCTGGGTTGCTCCCACCCGCTCTACCAAGCGTTGGGTCGAGATGAGTTGCTCAGGGCTGAGGCTTATAGGGAGTTGTTCCGTTATCAGCTAGATCCAGGGCTAGTTGATCAAATACGTGCTGCGACGAATGGGAACTACGCACTGGGAAGTCCGAAGTTTTTAGCCGAAGTGGAGGCCGCGTTGGGGCGAAGAGTCACAAAAGGTAAGCCAGGGCGCCCTAAGAGCGCGTCCGATCTCTAG
- a CDS encoding J domain-containing protein, with amino-acid sequence MSCWSVLGISHEADARTIKRQYAALLKRYRPDEDPEGFQRLREAYEQALEWANARQDDTVDRSADSVSLLVPLPDPIPAAGPTPTWQLAEQLADARQDDTADSAPLLVPLPDPIPAAGPTPAWQLAERLADGLDANCFDDRLEQAQRYACAREFEDIVLHHCQAFNIENTRLTEQVTNHFHWLTPWQNDHLSREALQNVLRNLKGYAQTGMAESLRGADTQSFLDLCQHLGKQSWLQSLDNAQWLHDSIAQTLLESSFWSDELFEALSNQLGWKQPRPPLRCADRYWSQLLARKHRSIFLAEQQRIANQKSDSSARRAARFLFLPATEDERMKMAAHFNTEDWALCEKLVQTAQQFYPELLVELPGLAPRTWRPLHRTPPVVPLVLAILSASTFIAYRDFYRLGGNLYDTLLIWVLIAIVLGTFGWLLSRFCRSLGLGHWRLDTRLQERYGHWLSLRRPPPLPIRESLPSGLLGGLLYLVQGLGPLLVYSTILVVMALLSRTRHLQLAVQWLTGPPASVRREVWLGIAIGLAASLITVMTVSANYRPVPPGYGLQAWPERLCAARAETDTPCRPPQWYPPQQGEQP; translated from the coding sequence ATGAGCTGCTGGTCCGTCCTGGGCATCTCGCACGAGGCCGATGCGCGTACCATCAAGCGCCAATACGCAGCCCTGCTCAAGCGCTACCGCCCGGACGAAGACCCCGAGGGCTTCCAGCGGTTGCGCGAGGCGTACGAGCAGGCACTCGAATGGGCCAATGCCCGCCAGGACGATACAGTTGATCGCTCAGCCGATAGCGTGTCGCTATTGGTGCCACTGCCCGACCCCATCCCGGCTGCAGGTCCTACGCCTACCTGGCAACTTGCCGAGCAACTGGCCGATGCGCGTCAGGACGACACAGCCGACAGCGCGCCGCTATTGGTGCCACTGCCCGACCCCATCCCGGCTGCAGGCCCTACGCCGGCCTGGCAACTCGCAGAGCGACTGGCAGACGGACTGGATGCCAATTGCTTCGATGATCGTCTCGAGCAGGCGCAACGCTACGCCTGCGCCAGGGAATTCGAAGACATCGTTCTCCACCATTGCCAGGCGTTCAATATCGAAAACACAAGGCTCACCGAACAGGTCACGAACCACTTTCATTGGCTTACGCCCTGGCAAAATGATCACCTCTCTCGAGAGGCGCTGCAAAACGTCCTGCGCAACCTTAAGGGCTACGCCCAGACAGGAATGGCGGAGTCTCTACGCGGAGCCGATACGCAATCCTTTCTCGACCTCTGCCAACACTTGGGCAAGCAATCCTGGTTGCAGTCGCTAGACAATGCCCAATGGCTGCACGACAGCATTGCCCAGACGCTGCTCGAGTCGTCCTTCTGGTCCGACGAGCTGTTTGAAGCCCTGAGCAATCAGCTGGGCTGGAAACAGCCCCGCCCGCCATTGCGCTGCGCTGACCGCTATTGGAGCCAACTCCTGGCCCGCAAGCATCGGAGCATCTTCCTGGCGGAACAACAGCGCATCGCCAACCAAAAAAGCGACTCCAGCGCTAGGCGCGCAGCACGCTTCCTCTTTCTACCCGCGACCGAAGATGAGCGGATGAAGATGGCTGCACACTTCAACACGGAGGACTGGGCGCTTTGCGAAAAGCTCGTGCAGACTGCCCAGCAGTTTTATCCCGAACTCTTGGTCGAGCTACCGGGCCTCGCTCCCAGAACCTGGAGACCGCTACATCGGACCCCCCCGGTCGTACCCCTGGTACTGGCGATCCTAAGCGCAAGCACTTTCATCGCTTATCGCGACTTCTACCGGCTCGGTGGCAACCTCTATGACACCCTGCTGATCTGGGTGCTCATCGCCATCGTGCTAGGCACCTTCGGCTGGCTACTGAGCAGGTTTTGCCGATCCCTCGGTCTTGGCCACTGGCGCCTCGATACCCGGCTGCAGGAGCGTTACGGACACTGGCTGAGCCTGCGTCGCCCACCTCCGTTGCCCATCCGCGAAAGCCTCCCGAGCGGGTTGCTGGGAGGCTTGCTGTATCTCGTGCAGGGGCTCGGCCCCCTATTGGTGTACAGCACCATCCTTGTGGTCATGGCGCTCTTGAGCCGAACCCGGCATTTACAACTAGCAGTCCAATGGTTAACGGGGCCTCCGGCATCCGTGCGGCGCGAAGTATGGCTCGGCATCGCCATCGGCCTAGCGGCCTCCCTGATCACGGTGATGACCGTTAGCGCCAACTATCGTCCTGTACCCCCTGGTTATGGCCTGCAAGCCTGGCCTGAACGCCTGTGCGCAGCACGGGCCGAAACGGACACGCCTTGCCGACCACCCCAGTGGTATCCCCCGCAACAGGGTGAGCAGCCATGA